The following are encoded together in the Candidatus Methylomirabilis tolerans genome:
- the pilQ gene encoding type IV pilus secretin PilQ, with the protein MTRGKNAARKRWFAGAILLVFSVSCATTGISTDSAPQELSSDPASPPASSAARSVDVTDVQVRAEGAGETSIVITADGALVDYASFAEHAPPRLIIDLPYAQNAIGRPVNLPAGSPIVRIQTMQLHDRPIPVLRLVFDLNHLLPYRVEVIRNSLQILVNAEVSEQMPMTQGPTEQKRTPKPVVSVVDAPVGSPLEPAKAELVQAAQPLAVLPPAVKEETVAPPIPHKPVAPSMAKSISREATGGAKQKRPKGTPLPPSAAAEQPMTPALVTPIVAAANKRLSLDFKDADLDEILWKVIREASGLNIVIAHGLKKREDRLVSVRLDNVEWRQALDVILRTKNLSYEQDGNVIYVGTKSEIQDSKNKRAEEIEKAAQKNLRIDEAKRRADEERRRVDEERRRVEEAERRLAGEPPCARVIRLAYTKATAMKKHLERLRTRRGSIELEETTNTLIVNEVGDVCQQMAALAKELDLPPKDPFVTKLLKFNYTKATDLKAHLTTLKTPQGSIIVDERSSQVIVKDLPEAVDRVETLLKQIDIPTPQVLIEARIVEATRKFSQSLGIQWGGTGIPTSPGSTTGSTVFGGSGNSIQFPNGSGLPPTSGGGVPFGSVPLAMNLPVASPHFAVGMTIGSLANRFLVGAQLTAAENEGRIKTLSSPRVATQDNEEAEIKQGTQVPYTTIDSSGRTVVQFQDAFIKLKVKPHITPDGRVAMKVEAERSFPGNRVDFVGGFVFPINTRKATTNVLVQNGSTLVIGGLLQSTETIIEDKVPTFGDIPILGWLFKRRSVGPDERVELLIFLTPSILQESRL; encoded by the coding sequence GACTGGAATATCGACGGACAGTGCGCCGCAGGAATTGTCAAGCGATCCAGCCTCACCGCCGGCCTCTTCTGCGGCTCGTTCCGTCGATGTGACGGACGTGCAAGTCAGGGCGGAGGGAGCTGGCGAGACGTCCATCGTGATCACCGCGGATGGGGCGCTGGTGGACTATGCATCGTTCGCAGAACACGCGCCACCCCGGCTCATCATTGATCTTCCTTATGCCCAAAACGCGATCGGCCGGCCCGTTAATCTGCCGGCCGGTTCCCCGATCGTGCGAATCCAGACAATGCAACTCCATGATCGCCCCATTCCCGTTCTCCGCCTGGTGTTCGATCTCAACCACTTGCTGCCGTATCGTGTGGAGGTAATCCGCAACAGCTTGCAGATTCTGGTCAACGCGGAAGTCTCTGAGCAGATGCCAATGACACAAGGGCCCACAGAACAGAAGCGGACCCCAAAGCCTGTGGTGAGCGTCGTCGACGCGCCTGTGGGAAGCCCCCTCGAACCAGCGAAAGCGGAGTTGGTACAGGCCGCGCAGCCTTTAGCCGTCCTACCTCCTGCCGTGAAAGAGGAAACGGTAGCGCCACCGATTCCGCACAAGCCTGTTGCGCCATCAATGGCCAAATCGATTAGCCGTGAGGCAACCGGCGGCGCAAAGCAGAAGAGACCGAAGGGGACGCCGCTACCCCCTTCGGCGGCTGCTGAGCAACCGATGACGCCGGCGCTTGTGACGCCAATAGTCGCTGCTGCCAACAAGCGGTTGTCGCTGGATTTCAAAGACGCCGATCTGGATGAGATCCTGTGGAAGGTCATCCGTGAGGCCAGCGGATTGAATATCGTGATCGCGCATGGCCTGAAGAAGCGGGAGGATAGACTCGTAAGCGTGCGCCTGGACAATGTCGAGTGGCGTCAGGCGCTTGATGTGATCCTCCGTACCAAGAATCTCAGCTATGAGCAGGATGGCAATGTGATCTATGTGGGCACGAAGAGTGAAATCCAAGACAGCAAGAACAAGCGGGCGGAAGAGATTGAAAAGGCTGCGCAGAAGAATCTAAGAATCGATGAGGCGAAGCGAAGGGCCGACGAGGAAAGGCGAAGAGTCGACGAGGAAAGGCGAAGAGTCGAGGAAGCAGAGCGACGTCTTGCTGGGGAACCGCCATGCGCAAGGGTGATACGTCTGGCCTATACAAAAGCCACGGCCATGAAAAAGCATCTTGAGCGGCTGAGGACACGACGGGGAAGCATTGAACTGGAGGAAACGACCAACACCCTGATTGTGAACGAGGTAGGGGACGTGTGTCAACAGATGGCCGCCCTCGCCAAAGAACTCGATTTACCGCCAAAAGATCCGTTTGTGACCAAACTGCTGAAGTTTAATTACACGAAGGCTACTGATCTCAAAGCTCACCTGACGACGCTGAAGACGCCGCAAGGCAGCATTATCGTCGATGAGCGATCGAGCCAAGTGATCGTGAAAGACCTCCCGGAGGCTGTGGACCGGGTAGAGACGCTTCTGAAGCAGATCGATATTCCGACGCCGCAGGTGCTGATCGAGGCCAGGATTGTCGAGGCCACCCGTAAATTTTCTCAAAGTCTTGGGATTCAATGGGGAGGAACGGGAATCCCGACAAGTCCGGGGAGCACAACAGGGTCGACGGTTTTCGGTGGAAGCGGCAACTCGATTCAATTCCCGAATGGTTCCGGACTTCCCCCGACGAGCGGGGGAGGGGTCCCCTTCGGGTCGGTGCCGCTCGCCATGAATCTTCCGGTAGCGTCGCCCCACTTTGCGGTCGGCATGACTATCGGGAGCCTCGCCAATCGATTCCTCGTAGGGGCTCAGCTTACCGCGGCTGAGAACGAGGGGAGGATTAAAACGCTGTCGTCGCCAAGGGTGGCAACCCAGGACAATGAAGAAGCCGAAATCAAGCAAGGAACACAGGTCCCGTACACTACCATTGATAGTTCTGGCAGAACAGTTGTCCAGTTCCAGGATGCCTTCATCAAACTCAAGGTAAAGCCACACATCACACCTGACGGCCGGGTTGCGATGAAGGTTGAAGCGGAACGTTCTTTTCCCGGCAATCGGGTTGACTTCGTCGGCGGATTTGTGTTTCCCATCAACACGCGTAAGGCCACAACCAACGTCTTAGTGCAGAATGGTTCCACGCTGGTCATCGGCGGTCTGCTTCAATCCACCGAAACGATCATTGAAGACAAGGTGCCAACTTTCGGGGACATCCCGATCCTGGGCTGGCTTTTCAAGCGCCGTTCGGTCGGACCCGATGAGCGCGTAGAGCTTTTGATTTTCCTGACGCCTTCTATTCTTCAAGAGTCTCGATTGTGA
- the aroC gene encoding chorismate synthase, producing MRYLTAGESHGPMLTTILEGIPANLPLVAEEINSDLARRQQGYGRGGRMRIEKDEADIVGGVRHGLTMGGPIAMLIANRDWDNWKLTMDPTPIGKAADPKEPVTHPRPGHADLAGALKYGQQDIRNVLERASARETAARVAVGAVCKRLLREFGIEVFSHVVGIGSITAKIDDLSCAEIQARAERSPVRCADEQAADAMMREIDEAKSRGTSLGGIFEVIALHLPVGLGSHVQWDCKLDGRLAQAVMSIQAIKGVEIGLGFEGARRFGFETHDEIFYEDRRFLRRTNRAGGLEGGMSNGEPIVVRGAMKPIATQYAPLASVDLLTKEPFQASIERSDICAVPAAGVVGEAAVAFELARAFIEKFGGDSLEEIMRNYHGYMQSVQER from the coding sequence TTGCGCTACCTGACCGCCGGCGAATCCCACGGTCCTATGCTCACGACGATCCTGGAGGGTATCCCGGCCAATCTTCCGCTCGTTGCTGAGGAGATTAATAGTGACCTCGCGAGGAGGCAGCAGGGGTACGGACGCGGGGGCAGGATGCGCATCGAAAAAGACGAGGCCGACATTGTGGGTGGCGTCCGCCACGGTCTAACGATGGGTGGACCGATCGCAATGCTGATCGCGAACCGCGATTGGGACAACTGGAAACTGACAATGGATCCCACGCCGATCGGGAAGGCAGCCGATCCAAAAGAACCTGTCACCCATCCAAGGCCGGGACATGCCGATTTGGCCGGTGCGCTCAAGTACGGACAACAGGATATCCGTAATGTGCTTGAACGAGCCAGCGCCAGGGAGACCGCCGCGCGAGTGGCTGTGGGGGCCGTCTGCAAGCGGTTACTGCGGGAGTTCGGCATTGAGGTGTTCAGCCATGTCGTCGGGATCGGATCGATCACGGCTAAGATCGATGATCTGTCGTGTGCAGAGATCCAAGCGCGCGCTGAACGCTCTCCGGTGCGATGCGCGGATGAGCAAGCGGCCGATGCGATGATGCGGGAGATCGACGAGGCGAAGAGCAGGGGCACCAGTCTTGGCGGCATCTTTGAGGTGATCGCGCTTCATCTGCCGGTTGGGCTTGGCAGTCATGTCCAGTGGGACTGCAAACTCGACGGACGGCTGGCGCAGGCGGTGATGAGTATCCAGGCCATCAAAGGGGTCGAGATCGGCCTGGGGTTTGAGGGCGCCCGGCGATTCGGATTCGAGACACACGACGAGATCTTCTATGAGGATCGCCGCTTTCTACGGAGGACCAACCGCGCGGGCGGGCTGGAGGGCGGGATGTCGAACGGCGAGCCGATTGTGGTGCGCGGGGCGATGAAGCCGATCGCTACACAATACGCCCCGCTGGCGTCGGTGGACCTCCTCACCAAAGAGCCGTTTCAGGCCAGTATCGAGCGATCGGACATCTGTGCGGTGCCTGCCGCCGGGGTTGTCGGGGAAGCGGCGGTGGCCTTTGAGTTGGCTCGAGCATTCATCGAAAAGTTCGGCGGCGACAGCCTGGAGGAGATAATGCGCAACTACCACGGGTATATGCAGTCGGTCCAGGAACGTTGA